One region of Bradyrhizobium betae genomic DNA includes:
- the yihA gene encoding ribosome biogenesis GTP-binding protein YihA/YsxC translates to MTDDKDAKLIEAGRKLFTRDWQFIWASPSIQTLPPMDGLEIAFAGRSNVGKSSLINALTGRNALARTSHTPGRTQELIFFEVPGKKDLRLVDMPGYGYAKAPKSQVASWTELIHKFLLGRASLARVYVLIDARHGLKDVDLEILGTLDRSAVSYQIVLTKADQVKASELQICIAETEAALAKHPAAFPNVLATSSRSSTGMAELRAAIAKLLEERSS, encoded by the coding sequence GTGACCGACGACAAAGATGCGAAGCTGATCGAGGCCGGGCGAAAGCTGTTCACCCGCGACTGGCAGTTCATCTGGGCCTCGCCCTCGATCCAGACGCTGCCGCCGATGGACGGCCTGGAGATCGCCTTTGCCGGCCGCTCCAATGTCGGCAAGTCCAGCCTGATCAACGCGCTGACGGGGCGCAACGCGCTTGCGCGCACCTCGCATACGCCGGGCCGCACCCAGGAGCTGATCTTCTTCGAGGTCCCCGGGAAGAAAGACCTGCGCCTCGTCGACATGCCCGGCTATGGCTACGCCAAGGCGCCCAAGAGCCAGGTCGCGTCCTGGACCGAGCTGATCCACAAATTCCTGCTGGGACGCGCCAGCCTCGCGCGCGTCTACGTGCTGATCGACGCACGGCACGGGCTGAAGGATGTCGATCTCGAAATCCTCGGGACGCTCGACCGCTCCGCCGTCAGCTACCAGATCGTGCTGACCAAGGCCGACCAGGTGAAGGCCTCCGAGCTTCAGATCTGCATCGCCGAGACCGAGGCCGCGCTGGCCAAGCATCCGGCCGCGTTCCCGAACGTGCTTGCGACCTCGTCACGCAGCTCGACCGGCATGGCCGAACTGCGCGCGGCGATCGCCAAGCTGCTGGAGGAGCGGAGCTCGTGA
- a CDS encoding DUF423 domain-containing protein has product MARLLIGLAGLMGAAGVALAAASAHGADATRLASASAMLLFHATAILAAVALLARGLLHGGIGLIAAFGFVIGAVLFAGDLTLRQYAGHSLFPYAAPTGGTVMIASWLAVTLAAVVARK; this is encoded by the coding sequence ATGGCGCGCCTGCTGATTGGGCTTGCCGGTTTGATGGGCGCCGCCGGCGTCGCGCTGGCCGCCGCCTCCGCCCACGGCGCCGATGCCACCCGCCTCGCCTCGGCCAGCGCCATGCTGCTGTTTCATGCAACCGCCATCCTCGCCGCGGTGGCGCTGCTCGCGCGCGGACTTCTGCACGGCGGAATTGGCCTCATTGCCGCGTTCGGCTTCGTGATCGGCGCTGTGCTGTTCGCGGGCGACCTCACTTTGCGGCAATATGCCGGCCATTCGCTGTTTCCCTATGCGGCGCCGACCGGCGGAACGGTGATGATAGCGAGTTGGCTGGCGGTGACGCTGGCGGCGGTGGTGGCGAGGAAGTAG
- the argB gene encoding acetylglutamate kinase, with protein MTDISPLDQARILSEALPHMQQYDEETIVIKYGGHAMGDEETAKNFARDIVLLEQTAINPVVVHGGGPQIATMLKRLGIVSEFAAGLRITDAATIEIVEMVLAGSVNKQIVGYINEAGGKAVGLSGKDANMVKASKTTRTIIDPDSHIEKAVDLGFVGDPEKVDLTLLNQLIGYELIPVLAPLATSKEGQTLNVNADTFAGAVAGALKAKRLLLLTDVPGVLDKSKKLIPQLSVKDARKLIADGTISGGMIPKVETCIYALEQGVEGVVIIDGKMQHAVLLELFTNTGTGTLIHK; from the coding sequence ATGACCGACATCTCCCCGCTCGACCAGGCCCGTATCCTGTCCGAAGCGCTGCCGCACATGCAGCAGTATGACGAAGAAACCATCGTCATCAAATATGGCGGCCATGCCATGGGCGACGAGGAGACCGCGAAGAACTTCGCCCGCGACATCGTGCTGCTGGAGCAGACCGCGATCAATCCGGTGGTGGTGCATGGCGGCGGGCCGCAGATCGCGACCATGCTCAAGCGCCTCGGCATCGTCTCGGAATTCGCGGCGGGCTTGCGCATCACCGACGCCGCGACCATCGAGATCGTCGAGATGGTGCTGGCCGGTTCGGTCAACAAGCAGATCGTCGGCTACATCAACGAAGCCGGCGGCAAGGCCGTGGGCCTGTCGGGCAAGGACGCCAACATGGTGAAGGCGTCGAAGACGACGCGCACCATCATCGATCCGGACTCGCACATCGAGAAGGCGGTCGATCTCGGCTTCGTCGGCGACCCCGAGAAGGTCGACCTCACGCTGCTCAACCAGCTGATCGGCTATGAGCTGATCCCGGTGCTGGCGCCGCTCGCGACTTCCAAGGAAGGCCAGACGCTGAACGTCAACGCCGACACCTTTGCCGGTGCGGTGGCAGGCGCGCTGAAGGCCAAGCGTCTGCTGCTGCTCACCGACGTACCGGGCGTGCTCGACAAGTCGAAGAAGCTGATCCCGCAGCTCTCGGTGAAGGACGCCCGCAAGCTGATCGCCGACGGCACCATTTCCGGTGGCATGATCCCGAAGGTCGAGACCTGCATCTACGCGCTCGAACAGGGCGTGGAGGGCGTCGTCATCATCGACGGCAAGATGCAGCACGCGGTGCTGCTCGAGCTCTTCACCAACACGGGTACGGGAACGCTGATACACAAGTGA
- a CDS encoding DUF1036 domain-containing protein has product MTLPAAAVSFLFSAAPALADLKICNRMSYVVEAAIGIDDKAATATRGWFRIDPATCRVVVQGTLSADRILLNARALGVYGASPIPQSGSDTLCVAQDNFVIAAARQCRSGQTQAAFTQVTPTQGDDGNLVTYLAEDSEYDDEQARLAGIQRLLVIIGYDVGAIDGVDGPKTQAALAAFLKSRGLPSDAVSSQNFFKTMVDATQTPSASGLTWCNDTPHKVMAAIATDDGKSVTSRGWYRIDPKACLHPDVTGQPKQIFSFAEAIDADNRVIKLKDRPLNWGGDRQLCTRETKFETNEQTDCGARGFAATGFGAVDMSSGGKTLRFAMP; this is encoded by the coding sequence ATGACGCTGCCGGCGGCGGCCGTCTCATTTCTGTTTTCCGCCGCCCCCGCGCTTGCCGACCTGAAAATCTGCAACCGCATGTCCTATGTCGTCGAGGCCGCAATCGGAATCGACGACAAGGCGGCGACCGCGACGCGGGGCTGGTTCAGGATCGATCCCGCCACCTGCCGCGTGGTGGTGCAGGGCACGCTCTCCGCCGACCGCATCCTGCTCAACGCCCGCGCGCTCGGCGTCTATGGCGCCTCGCCGATCCCGCAGAGCGGCAGCGACACGCTGTGCGTGGCACAGGACAATTTCGTCATCGCCGCCGCGCGGCAATGCCGCAGCGGCCAGACCCAGGCCGCCTTCACGCAAGTGACGCCGACGCAGGGCGACGACGGCAATCTGGTGACGTATCTCGCCGAGGATTCCGAATATGACGACGAGCAGGCGCGCCTTGCCGGCATCCAGCGGCTGCTGGTGATCATCGGCTACGACGTCGGCGCGATCGACGGCGTCGACGGACCAAAGACGCAAGCCGCGCTGGCCGCTTTCCTGAAGAGCCGCGGGCTGCCGTCCGACGCGGTATCGTCGCAAAATTTCTTCAAGACCATGGTCGATGCGACGCAGACCCCGTCCGCGAGCGGCCTGACCTGGTGCAACGACACGCCGCACAAGGTGATGGCGGCGATCGCCACCGACGACGGCAAGTCCGTGACCAGCCGCGGCTGGTATCGCATCGATCCCAAGGCCTGCCTGCACCCCGACGTAACCGGCCAACCGAAACAGATCTTCAGCTTCGCCGAAGCCATCGACGCCGACAACCGCGTCATCAAGCTGAAGGACAGGCCGCTGAACTGGGGCGGCGACAGGCAGCTCTGCACCCGCGAGACCAAGTTCGAGACCAACGAGCAGACCGATTGCGGCGCGCGCGGATTCGCGGCGACGGGATTTGGCGCGGTGGATATGTCGAGCGGCGGCAAGACACTGCGGTTTGCGATGCCGTGA
- a CDS encoding pyrimidine 5'-nucleotidase yields the protein MKSPRAFSHVDTWVFDLDNTLYPHHVNLWQQVDARIGEFVCNWLNVSREEARNIQKDYYKRFGTTMRGMMTLHGVRADDYLAYVHKIDHSPLEPNPALGEAIAKLSGRKLILTNGSVDHVDAVLARLGLASHFDGVFDIIAAGFEPKPAPQTYRKFLDDHAVDPARAAMFEDLARNLTVPHELGMTTVLVVPDGTKDVVREDWELEGRDAAHVDHVTDDLTGFLAGLSYPR from the coding sequence ATGAAATCCCCCCGCGCCTTCAGCCACGTCGACACCTGGGTGTTCGACCTCGACAACACGCTCTACCCGCATCACGTCAATCTGTGGCAGCAGGTCGACGCGCGGATCGGGGAGTTCGTGTGCAACTGGCTGAACGTGAGCCGAGAGGAAGCGCGCAATATCCAGAAGGACTATTACAAGCGCTTCGGCACCACCATGCGCGGCATGATGACCCTCCACGGCGTGCGCGCCGACGACTACCTCGCCTACGTCCACAAGATCGACCACTCGCCGCTGGAGCCGAACCCGGCGCTCGGCGAAGCCATCGCAAAATTATCAGGACGGAAGCTGATCCTGACCAACGGCTCGGTCGACCATGTCGACGCGGTGCTGGCGCGGCTCGGTCTGGCCTCGCATTTCGACGGCGTGTTCGACATCATCGCCGCCGGCTTCGAGCCGAAGCCGGCGCCGCAGACCTACCGGAAATTCCTCGACGACCATGCGGTCGATCCGGCCCGCGCCGCCATGTTCGAGGACCTTGCCCGCAACCTCACCGTCCCGCACGAGCTCGGCATGACCACGGTGCTGGTGGTGCCTGACGGCACCAAGGACGTGGTGCGCGAGGACTGGGAACTGGAGGGCCGCGATGCGGCCCATGTCGACCACGTCACGGATGATCTGACGGGGTTTTTGGCGGGGTTATCCTACCCCAGATAG
- the dapD gene encoding 2,3,4,5-tetrahydropyridine-2,6-dicarboxylate N-succinyltransferase, translating to MSLQALESTLNSAFDARDGISTTTKGEVREAVDQALEILDKGEARVAERGADGKWKVNQWLKKAVLLSFRLNDMGVIPGGSGKATWWDKVPSKFEGWGENRFRDAGFRAVPGSIVRRSAFIAKNVVLMPSFVNLGAYVDESTMVDTWATVGSCAQIGKRVHISGGVGIGGVLEPLQAEPVIIEDDCFIGARSEVAEGVIVRKGAVLSMGVFLGASTKIVDRETGEIFMGEVPEYSVVVPGALPGKPMKNGQPGPSLACAVIVKRVDERTRAKTSINELLRD from the coding sequence ATGTCCCTCCAAGCCCTCGAATCCACCCTCAACAGCGCCTTCGACGCGCGTGACGGCATTTCGACCACGACCAAGGGCGAGGTGCGCGAGGCCGTGGACCAGGCGCTGGAAATTCTGGACAAGGGCGAGGCGCGCGTCGCCGAGCGCGGAGCCGACGGCAAGTGGAAGGTCAATCAATGGCTGAAGAAGGCCGTGCTGCTGTCCTTCCGCCTCAACGACATGGGCGTCATTCCCGGCGGATCCGGCAAGGCGACCTGGTGGGACAAGGTGCCCTCGAAGTTCGAAGGCTGGGGCGAGAACCGGTTTCGCGATGCCGGCTTCCGCGCGGTGCCTGGTTCGATCGTGCGCCGCTCGGCCTTCATCGCCAAGAACGTCGTGCTGATGCCGTCCTTCGTCAATCTCGGCGCCTATGTCGATGAGAGCACCATGGTCGACACCTGGGCGACCGTCGGCTCCTGCGCGCAGATCGGCAAGCGCGTGCACATTTCGGGCGGCGTCGGCATCGGCGGCGTGCTCGAGCCGTTGCAGGCCGAGCCCGTCATCATCGAGGACGATTGCTTCATCGGCGCGCGCTCCGAGGTCGCCGAAGGCGTGATCGTGCGCAAGGGGGCGGTGCTGTCCATGGGCGTGTTCCTGGGCGCCTCGACCAAGATCGTCGACCGCGAGACCGGCGAGATCTTCATGGGCGAAGTGCCTGAATATTCGGTGGTGGTGCCCGGCGCGCTGCCCGGCAAGCCCATGAAGAACGGCCAGCCCGGCCCGAGTCTGGCCTGCGCCGTCATCGTCAAGCGCGTCGACGAGCGCACGCGCGCGAAGACCAGCATCAACGAGCTGCTGCGGGATTGA
- a CDS encoding DUF805 domain-containing protein, giving the protein MDWTWYLFCFDGRINRALLWQALLIVALLATLLGMIDQAIHVANGQTSFRYSLEFDFDFGLDDLFRAVDPRAYPLLPSADRPTLMLKVLGTSLFFWIYLATAIKRLHDRDRSGWWIVPFFFAPRLLFHFRDLLPDSSWFAPFDWAVHALWLWGLVEMFIVPGTSGHNRFGADPLADVADGSASASSSAKSWDQQSELEFVPPSASPPGGMHVKRGA; this is encoded by the coding sequence ATGGACTGGACCTGGTATCTCTTCTGCTTCGACGGCCGTATCAACCGCGCCTTGCTGTGGCAGGCGCTGCTGATCGTCGCGCTGCTGGCGACCCTGCTCGGGATGATCGATCAGGCGATCCACGTCGCGAACGGCCAGACATCTTTCAGATATTCCCTGGAGTTCGACTTCGATTTCGGGCTCGACGACCTCTTCCGGGCGGTCGACCCCCGCGCCTATCCGCTGCTGCCGTCCGCCGACCGCCCGACCTTGATGCTGAAGGTCCTCGGCACGTCGCTGTTCTTCTGGATCTACCTCGCGACAGCGATCAAGCGGCTGCACGATCGCGACCGCAGCGGCTGGTGGATCGTCCCTTTCTTCTTCGCCCCAAGACTGCTGTTTCATTTCCGGGACCTGCTGCCCGACTCCAGCTGGTTTGCTCCGTTCGACTGGGCCGTCCACGCGCTGTGGCTGTGGGGCCTCGTCGAAATGTTCATCGTACCGGGCACCTCGGGCCACAACCGGTTCGGCGCCGATCCGCTCGCCGACGTCGCGGACGGCTCCGCATCTGCCTCGTCCTCTGCAAAAAGCTGGGACCAGCAAAGCGAGCTCGAATTCGTGCCGCCCAGCGCTAGCCCACCCGGCGGCATGCATGTTAAGCGGGGCGCATGA